A genomic window from Rhizobium sp. 007 includes:
- a CDS encoding alpha/beta hydrolase gives MNDHSYVHRLHAGAPGKPILFVLHGTGGDENQFFDFGRRLLSDATIVSPRGDVSEHGAARFFKRTGEGVYDMDDLARATQKLASFVKDMTVDHGASHILGLGFSNGANILANVLIENGLFDASVLMHPLIPFRPKANRELQGRKVLITAGERDPISPVGLTQALAGYFTGQGAATETEWHPGGHDIRPNEIDAVRRFFEPYF, from the coding sequence ATGAACGACCACAGCTATGTGCACCGGCTCCATGCCGGTGCACCGGGAAAACCCATCCTCTTTGTGCTGCACGGCACCGGAGGGGATGAAAACCAGTTCTTCGACTTCGGACGGCGGCTTCTGTCCGATGCGACGATCGTCTCTCCCCGCGGGGATGTTTCGGAGCACGGCGCGGCACGCTTTTTCAAGCGCACCGGCGAGGGCGTCTACGACATGGACGATCTTGCCAGGGCCACGCAGAAGTTGGCGTCTTTCGTGAAAGACATGACGGTCGATCACGGCGCGTCGCACATCCTTGGCCTCGGCTTTTCAAACGGTGCGAACATCCTGGCGAATGTCTTGATCGAAAACGGGCTGTTCGATGCGTCGGTGCTCATGCATCCTCTCATTCCGTTTCGGCCGAAGGCGAATCGGGAACTCCAGGGCCGCAAGGTGCTGATTACGGCGGGCGAACGTGATCCGATCTCTCCGGTCGGTCTGACCCAAGCGCTCGCCGGCTATTTCACCGGGCAGGGGGCTGCGACCGAGACCGAGTGGCACCCGGGCGGACATGACATCCGTCCGAACGAGATCGACGCCGTGCGGCGCTTCTTCGAGCCTTATTTCTAA
- a CDS encoding VOC family protein, with product MLNQIKGLHHVTSMAEDARTNNQFFTNALGLRRVKKTVNFDAPDVYHLYYGDETGSPGSIMTYFPFPKMAQGRPGTGEVGTTVFSVPEGSLGFWSDRLTKLGVSGLKADESFGQKRLHFAGPDGDGFALVEVRDDGRQPWTHGGIGEDHAIRGFHSVAMRLRDEGATSELLKFMGYEVQDEKDGVKRLVMPGGNGAHLVDLETMPNISRALPGAGSVHHVAFAVDNREKQLEVRKALVDTGYQVTPVIDRDYFWAIYFRTPGGILFEVATNEPGFDRDEDTAHLGEALKLPQQHAHLRQLIEQHLQPLEA from the coding sequence ATGCTCAACCAGATCAAGGGTCTGCACCACGTCACATCGATGGCGGAGGACGCCCGTACCAATAACCAGTTCTTCACAAACGCGCTCGGCCTGCGCCGCGTCAAGAAGACCGTGAACTTCGATGCGCCCGACGTCTATCATCTCTATTATGGCGACGAGACCGGTTCGCCGGGTTCGATCATGACCTATTTCCCGTTTCCCAAGATGGCGCAGGGCCGTCCGGGCACCGGCGAAGTCGGTACGACCGTTTTCTCCGTTCCCGAGGGCTCGCTCGGCTTTTGGAGCGACCGTCTCACCAAGCTCGGCGTCAGCGGTCTCAAGGCGGACGAGAGCTTCGGCCAAAAGCGACTGCACTTTGCGGGTCCTGATGGCGACGGTTTCGCGCTTGTTGAAGTCAGGGACGACGGCCGCCAGCCGTGGACGCATGGCGGCATCGGCGAGGATCACGCCATCCGTGGCTTCCACTCCGTCGCCATGCGCCTTCGCGATGAGGGCGCGACGTCCGAACTCTTGAAATTCATGGGCTATGAGGTTCAAGACGAGAAAGACGGCGTGAAGCGGCTGGTGATGCCAGGCGGCAACGGTGCGCATCTGGTCGATCTCGAAACGATGCCGAATATCTCCCGTGCTCTGCCGGGCGCCGGTTCCGTGCACCATGTCGCCTTTGCTGTCGACAACCGCGAAAAGCAGCTCGAGGTGCGAAAGGCACTGGTGGATACAGGCTACCAGGTGACGCCGGTCATCGACCGCGATTATTTCTGGGCGATCTATTTCCGCACGCCTGGCGGCATTCTCTTCGAGGTCGCCACCAACGAACCCGGCTTCGACCGGGACGAAGACACGGCTCATCTCGGCGAAGCGCTGAAGCTGCCGCAGCAGCACGCGCATCTGCGGCAACTGATCGAGCAGCACCTGCAACCGCTCGAAGCTTAA
- the ung gene encoding uracil-DNA glycosylase, which yields MSEQTIALEESWKAALAPEFSSPYMQQLKDFLLVQKQSGKRIFPKGSEYFRALDLTPLAKVKVIILGQDPYHGLGQAHGLCFSVRPGVRIPPSLVNIYKEMETDLGIKPPRHGFLEHWARQGVLLLNSVLTVEEAQAASHQGKGWERFTDAVIRKVNEECESVVFMLWGSYAQRKAAFVDTDRHLVLKAPHPSPLSAHNGFFGCRHFSKANAFLQSHGRAPVDWELPANPQDA from the coding sequence ATGAGCGAACAGACCATCGCGCTCGAAGAGAGCTGGAAGGCGGCACTCGCGCCCGAATTTTCCAGTCCCTACATGCAGCAGCTCAAGGATTTCCTGCTGGTGCAGAAGCAAAGCGGCAAGCGTATCTTCCCTAAAGGGTCGGAATATTTTCGCGCGCTTGATCTCACTCCGCTTGCAAAGGTGAAGGTCATCATTCTGGGGCAGGATCCCTATCACGGCCTCGGACAGGCCCATGGACTCTGCTTCAGCGTTCGACCAGGCGTGCGCATTCCGCCGTCGCTGGTCAATATCTACAAGGAGATGGAAACCGATCTCGGCATCAAGCCGCCGCGGCATGGCTTTCTGGAGCATTGGGCCCGCCAGGGCGTGCTGTTGCTGAACAGCGTTCTGACCGTCGAGGAGGCGCAGGCCGCGTCACATCAGGGCAAGGGCTGGGAGCGTTTCACCGATGCGGTGATCCGCAAGGTCAACGAGGAATGCGAGTCCGTCGTCTTCATGCTCTGGGGTTCCTACGCGCAGCGGAAGGCGGCCTTTGTCGATACCGACCGTCATCTCGTCCTCAAGGCGCCGCATCCGTCGCCGCTTTCGGCGCATAACGGCTTTTTCGGATGCAGGCATTTTTCGAAAGCAAACGCTTTCCTGCAGTCTCACGGCCGCGCGCCCGTCGACTGGGAGTTGCCCGCCAATCCGCAGGATGCCTAG
- a CDS encoding phosphomannomutase, producing the protein MKFGTSGLRGLSADLKGRASVVYATAFGQYLLESGRAQKGDLVMLGRDFRDSSPAIAATCALALTALGFRVADCGTVPTPALAFYGSRNKAASLMITGSHIPADRNGIKFYRPDGEIDKADEAAISDLAVKLDRSLPEAAMAEKAKVEDRSGDCARAFMARNAGILSKNALSGQRIGVYQHSTVARDMMVQLLSHYGAEAIALGRSETFIPVDTEAVSAQTVALLKDWAQSLTLDALVSADGDGDRPLVTDENGTPLRGDLLGLITANFLDAGTVVTPVTSNSGIEAAGAFAVARTRVGSPFVITGMQEAIFAGKDRVMGFEANGGLLTGSDFSVNGRTLEALPTRDCFLPILAVLALAAAQKKPLSVIAASYNLPIAAADRLENFPVETSAKLMAYLRALPENLADFLKPLGSPSTASDIDGLRVTLADRRIIHFRPSGNAPEMRCYVEAQTEHAASQLLEAGLSRIRQWAAQN; encoded by the coding sequence ATGAAATTTGGAACAAGCGGCCTGCGCGGCCTTTCCGCCGATCTGAAAGGCAGGGCGTCGGTGGTCTACGCGACAGCGTTCGGGCAATATCTTCTCGAGAGCGGGCGCGCGCAAAAAGGCGACCTCGTCATGCTCGGCCGCGATTTTCGCGATTCCAGCCCTGCAATCGCTGCGACATGCGCTCTCGCGCTCACCGCGCTTGGCTTCAGGGTCGCCGATTGCGGCACCGTCCCGACACCAGCGCTGGCATTTTATGGATCCCGAAACAAGGCCGCGAGCCTGATGATCACCGGCTCGCACATCCCGGCGGACCGCAACGGCATCAAATTCTACCGACCCGATGGTGAGATCGACAAGGCGGACGAAGCCGCGATTTCCGATCTTGCCGTCAAGCTCGACCGCTCCCTGCCTGAAGCGGCAATGGCGGAAAAAGCGAAGGTCGAGGACCGGTCCGGCGACTGCGCTAGAGCCTTCATGGCGCGCAATGCCGGCATTCTCTCCAAAAATGCCCTTTCCGGCCAAAGGATCGGCGTCTATCAGCATAGCACCGTTGCCCGCGACATGATGGTGCAGCTTTTGTCGCACTACGGCGCCGAAGCCATCGCGCTTGGACGATCGGAGACCTTCATCCCGGTCGATACCGAAGCCGTTTCAGCGCAGACCGTTGCGCTCCTCAAGGATTGGGCGCAGTCGCTGACACTTGATGCGCTCGTTTCGGCCGATGGCGACGGCGACCGGCCACTGGTGACGGATGAGAACGGCACCCCCCTGCGCGGCGACTTGCTGGGGCTGATCACTGCGAATTTCCTGGATGCCGGGACCGTGGTCACGCCTGTCACCTCCAACTCCGGCATCGAAGCCGCCGGCGCCTTTGCCGTCGCCCGCACGCGCGTCGGCTCACCCTTCGTCATCACCGGCATGCAGGAGGCGATCTTCGCAGGCAAGGACCGCGTGATGGGCTTCGAGGCCAATGGCGGCCTACTGACCGGTTCGGATTTCAGCGTCAATGGCAGGACGCTTGAGGCACTGCCGACACGCGACTGCTTCCTGCCGATCCTGGCAGTCCTTGCGCTGGCAGCGGCGCAAAAGAAGCCGCTGTCGGTCATTGCCGCTTCCTACAATCTCCCGATCGCGGCGGCCGATCGGCTGGAGAACTTCCCCGTCGAGACGAGCGCAAAATTGATGGCTTACCTGCGCGCCTTGCCGGAAAACCTGGCGGATTTCCTGAAGCCCCTTGGAAGCCCGTCCACGGCGAGCGACATCGACGGCTTGCGCGTCACGCTGGCCGACAGGCGCATCATCCACTTTCGCCCCTCGGGTAACGCGCCGGAGATGCGCTGCTACGTCGAAGCGCAAACCGAACATGCCGCAAGCCAGTTGCTTGAAGCCGGACTGAGCCGGATCAGGCAGTGGGCCGCACAGAACTGA
- a CDS encoding mannose-1-phosphate guanylyltransferase/mannose-6-phosphate isomerase codes for MTQKIVPVIMAGGKGTRLWPLSRAAAPKQFIQFIGDKTLFQETLARVSDPALYEAPVVLTNEEFRFLVAEQARELDHALKAILLEPVARNTAPAVAAAAALVADLFGKDVIMHVLGSDYEIVADQSYFDSVRAARETAASGKLVTFGIKPTEPATGYGYIEGGENLSAGAQTVKRFIEKPPLDKAKEMVAAGGFYWNSGMFMFQVGALLAEMRNYAPDVVAAAGEAVAKATRDLDFTRLDAQSFANAPSISIDYAIMEKTANAAVVPSPFKWSDLGSWDSVWKTGTRDPNGNVATANTTLVNSRNSLVMSHGVHLAVQGMEDVAVIASEDAVYVGKLQDSQSVGDLVKTLAALPATSKLTQTHPTSYRPWGGYTSIFNGDRFQVKRIFVTPGKKLSLQKHHHRSEHWIVVKGTAEVTIGENVQMLRENESVYIPLGEVHRLANPGKILLELIEVQTGSYLGEDDIIRIVDEFGRS; via the coding sequence ATGACGCAAAAGATCGTTCCCGTGATCATGGCAGGAGGCAAGGGCACACGCCTGTGGCCGCTGTCGCGCGCTGCAGCCCCCAAGCAGTTCATTCAGTTCATCGGCGACAAGACGCTGTTTCAGGAAACGCTCGCCCGCGTCTCCGATCCGGCCCTCTACGAAGCACCGGTCGTGCTGACCAATGAGGAATTCCGCTTCCTCGTGGCCGAACAGGCCCGCGAACTCGATCACGCGCTGAAGGCGATCCTGCTGGAGCCGGTTGCCCGCAACACCGCACCCGCCGTTGCCGCCGCTGCCGCCCTCGTCGCCGACCTTTTCGGCAAGGACGTGATCATGCACGTCCTCGGCTCGGACTATGAGATCGTCGCCGATCAAAGCTATTTCGACAGCGTCCGCGCCGCGCGCGAAACGGCCGCCAGCGGCAAGCTCGTGACCTTCGGCATCAAGCCGACCGAACCGGCAACCGGCTACGGCTATATCGAAGGCGGCGAGAACCTTTCGGCAGGCGCACAGACCGTGAAGCGCTTCATCGAAAAGCCGCCCTTGGACAAGGCAAAGGAGATGGTGGCTGCCGGCGGCTTCTACTGGAATTCCGGCATGTTCATGTTCCAGGTGGGCGCGCTCCTCGCGGAAATGCGCAACTATGCGCCGGACGTCGTCGCCGCTGCCGGTGAGGCTGTTGCCAAGGCGACGCGCGATCTCGACTTCACCCGTCTCGACGCCCAATCCTTTGCGAACGCCCCCAGCATCTCGATCGACTATGCGATCATGGAAAAGACGGCCAATGCCGCTGTCGTGCCCTCGCCCTTCAAATGGTCGGATCTCGGCAGCTGGGATTCCGTCTGGAAAACCGGGACGCGCGACCCGAACGGCAATGTCGCGACCGCCAATACGACGCTTGTCAACAGCCGCAACTCGCTGGTGATGAGCCACGGCGTGCATCTTGCCGTCCAGGGGATGGAGGATGTCGCGGTGATCGCCAGTGAGGATGCCGTCTATGTCGGCAAGCTGCAGGACAGCCAGAGCGTCGGCGACCTCGTCAAGACGCTCGCCGCCCTGCCCGCAACGTCGAAACTGACGCAGACCCATCCGACCTCGTACCGGCCGTGGGGCGGTTATACCTCGATCTTCAACGGCGACCGTTTCCAGGTAAAGCGCATCTTCGTCACACCCGGCAAGAAGCTCTCGCTGCAGAAGCATCACCACCGCTCGGAACATTGGATCGTCGTCAAGGGCACGGCCGAGGTGACGATCGGCGAGAATGTGCAGATGCTGCGGGAAAACGAGTCTGTCTATATCCCGCTCGGCGAGGTGCACCGCCTCGCAAACCCGGGCAAGATCTTGCTCGAACTGATCGAAGTGCAGACCGGCTCCTACCTCGGCGAGGACGACATCATCCGCATCGTCGACGAGTTTGGGCGCAGCTGA
- a CDS encoding UDP-glucose/GDP-mannose dehydrogenase family protein, with the protein MRIVMIGSGYVGLVSGACLADFGHHITCVDKSEAKIDALERGEVPIFEPGLDAIIEHNRSAGRLDFSKDLAAPVADADVVFIAVGTPSRRGDGHADLSYVYAAAREIAAAVSGFTVVVTKSTVPVGTGDEIERIFREEFPGKDIAVVSNPEFLREGAAITDFKRPDRIVIGTEDARATEVMREVYRPLYLNEAPLYFCERRTSELIKYAANAFLAMKITFINEIADLCEQIGADVQKVAKGIGMDKRIGDKFLHAGPGYGGSCFPKDTLALVKTAQDYDSPMRLIETTVAINDNRKRAMGRKVIAACDGSVRGKKIAVLGLTFKPNTDDMRDAPSITIIQALLDGGATVHVYDPEGMQAAKEMLGPVTYGNDPYEIAESADAIVLVTEWDEFRALDFKRLKTTMKNPVVVDLRNIYPIAEITRHGFSHFAVGKKTE; encoded by the coding sequence ATGCGCATTGTTATGATTGGTTCGGGCTATGTCGGTCTCGTCTCCGGCGCCTGCCTTGCGGATTTCGGCCACCACATCACCTGCGTCGATAAATCCGAAGCGAAGATCGACGCCCTTGAACGCGGCGAAGTGCCGATCTTCGAGCCGGGCCTCGATGCCATCATCGAGCACAACCGCAGCGCCGGCCGCCTGGATTTCTCCAAGGATCTGGCTGCACCGGTTGCAGACGCCGATGTCGTCTTCATCGCGGTCGGCACGCCGTCGCGCCGCGGCGACGGCCATGCCGACCTGAGCTACGTCTATGCCGCCGCGCGCGAGATTGCCGCAGCCGTCAGCGGCTTCACCGTCGTCGTCACGAAGTCCACCGTTCCCGTCGGCACCGGCGACGAGATCGAGCGCATCTTCCGCGAAGAGTTCCCCGGCAAGGACATCGCCGTCGTCTCGAACCCGGAATTCCTGCGCGAAGGTGCTGCCATCACCGACTTCAAGCGCCCCGACCGCATCGTCATCGGCACCGAAGACGCGCGCGCCACGGAAGTCATGCGCGAAGTCTACCGGCCGCTCTACCTCAACGAGGCACCGCTTTATTTCTGCGAGCGCCGCACGTCGGAGCTGATCAAGTACGCCGCCAACGCCTTCCTCGCCATGAAGATTACCTTCATCAACGAGATCGCCGACCTTTGCGAACAGATCGGTGCGGATGTGCAAAAGGTTGCCAAGGGCATCGGCATGGACAAGCGCATCGGCGACAAGTTCCTGCATGCCGGCCCCGGCTATGGCGGCTCGTGCTTTCCGAAGGACACGCTGGCGCTCGTCAAGACCGCGCAGGACTATGACAGCCCGATGCGCCTCATCGAAACGACGGTTGCAATCAACGACAACCGCAAGCGCGCCATGGGTCGTAAGGTGATCGCCGCCTGCGACGGCAGCGTGCGCGGCAAGAAGATCGCCGTCCTCGGCCTGACCTTCAAGCCGAACACCGACGACATGCGCGATGCGCCGTCGATCACCATCATCCAGGCCTTGCTCGACGGCGGCGCCACGGTTCATGTCTATGACCCGGAAGGCATGCAAGCGGCCAAGGAAATGCTCGGGCCGGTGACCTACGGCAATGACCCTTACGAGATTGCCGAGAGCGCCGATGCCATCGTGCTCGTTACCGAATGGGATGAATTCCGCGCGCTCGACTTCAAGCGCCTGAAGACCACGATGAAGAACCCTGTCGTCGTGGACCTGCGCAATATCTATCCCATCGCCGAAATCACGCGCCACGGCTTCAGCCACTTTGCCGTCGGCAAGAAGACCGAGTAG
- a CDS encoding NAD-dependent epimerase/dehydratase family protein has protein sequence MHYFITGTAGFIGFHLARRLLQDGHRVTGFDGLTPYYSVKLKHMRHAALAQFPAFKPVVAMLEDQKALEDAVGQAKPDILIHLAAQAGVRYSLENPRAYLSSNVEGSWNILETAERHNVQHLMLASTSSIYGANPRVPFHETDRADEPLTVYAATKKSMELMAHSHAHLYKLPTTAFRFFTVYGPWGRPDMALFKFVKSMLENQPIEIYGEGKMSRDFTYIDDLVESIVRLSAIMPSEENRIADDKVETLSRQAPFRVVNIGGGQPVSLMDFVETVEKALGQPAQRKMLPMQKGDVPRTFASPDLLVALTGYKPDTKLETGVRAFVEWYLEARRELEP, from the coding sequence ATGCATTACTTCATAACAGGCACCGCAGGCTTCATCGGCTTTCATCTCGCGCGGCGCTTGTTGCAGGATGGGCATCGGGTTACCGGTTTCGACGGCCTGACGCCCTATTACAGCGTCAAGCTCAAGCATATGCGGCATGCGGCTCTGGCGCAGTTCCCGGCCTTCAAGCCGGTGGTCGCCATGCTTGAGGATCAAAAGGCGCTCGAAGATGCGGTCGGCCAGGCAAAGCCGGACATCCTGATCCACCTCGCGGCCCAGGCCGGCGTCCGCTACAGTCTTGAAAACCCGCGCGCCTATCTGAGCTCGAACGTCGAAGGCTCCTGGAACATTCTGGAAACTGCCGAGCGCCACAATGTGCAGCATCTGATGCTGGCCTCGACCTCTTCGATCTATGGCGCGAACCCCCGCGTTCCCTTCCATGAGACCGACAGGGCCGACGAGCCCCTGACGGTCTATGCCGCGACCAAGAAGTCGATGGAGCTGATGGCGCACAGCCATGCGCATCTCTACAAGCTGCCAACCACCGCCTTCCGCTTCTTCACCGTCTATGGTCCCTGGGGCCGCCCGGACATGGCGCTCTTCAAGTTCGTAAAGAGCATGCTGGAAAACCAGCCGATCGAAATCTACGGCGAAGGCAAGATGAGCCGCGATTTCACCTATATCGACGATCTCGTCGAGTCGATCGTGCGGCTTTCCGCGATTATGCCTTCGGAAGAAAACCGCATCGCCGACGACAAGGTCGAGACGCTGTCCCGCCAAGCGCCGTTTCGTGTCGTCAATATCGGCGGCGGTCAGCCGGTCAGCCTGATGGACTTCGTGGAGACCGTGGAAAAAGCGCTCGGCCAGCCGGCCCAGCGCAAAATGCTGCCGATGCAGAAGGGCGACGTGCCGCGCACCTTCGCCAGCCCGGACCTGCTTGTCGCCCTGACGGGTTACAAGCCCGATACGAAGCTTGAAACCGGCGTCAGGGCCTTTGTCGAATGGTATCTGGAAGCCCGCCGGGAGCTCGAGCCGTAA
- a CDS encoding GGDEF domain-containing phosphodiesterase translates to MPKRTPTRSEQEFQDLLRRLELALDASQIGVWEHDVRTNQILWDAQMHRLYQTGETMRVLPTSFWFDAVHQEDRQRAVQEFDEAIARRGAYNSEFRIILPNGEIRHLRSRAHFYVSEEGAPSFIGAEWDVTADVMLNAELKRQRQVAEARARALEESNARIEYAAEHDYLTGLPNRRLFDRRFVELHADKSISTLAILHLGLDQFKQINDSYGHAAGDAVLRAAALRMTAAVPGNSLVARVGGDEFVILLWDFAGVEELTRIAADVQQRLRKKIRFGQELLQSGTSIGISWSAGRRTRNLFTESDLALYQAKKLGVNRIEFFTRQLREDLLSKRRLAEELKRGLERGEIVPYYQVQFDAKTRSISGLEALARWIHPERGVLSPAVFLKAADENGLSADIDAAILKMALEDRRHWQDRGTAVPRIAVNISSARLFDPALLDSLQALEVPPGEFSFELVETIFLDDPDDKLLSNIDQIKQMGIDIEIDDFGSGHASLIGLARLRPKCLKLDRQLVTDIVESEEQRCVVSSIIDIAKALNVGVIAEGVETEGHAEALTQLGCDMLQGYALGYPMPAAEIGKLISPAGRTPAKSGAGSRMLAVTARAPGGLPDTIRQRP, encoded by the coding sequence TTGCCGAAAAGGACACCGACCCGGTCGGAACAGGAATTCCAGGATCTGTTAAGGCGCCTCGAGCTTGCGCTCGATGCGTCGCAGATCGGCGTTTGGGAGCACGATGTGCGCACCAACCAGATCCTCTGGGATGCGCAAATGCACCGGCTCTATCAAACGGGCGAGACCATGCGCGTCCTTCCCACATCGTTCTGGTTTGACGCGGTTCATCAGGAAGACCGGCAACGCGCAGTGCAGGAATTCGACGAGGCGATCGCCCGGCGTGGCGCTTATAATTCCGAATTCCGTATCATCCTGCCGAACGGCGAAATCCGGCATTTGCGCTCGCGGGCGCATTTCTACGTCAGCGAGGAGGGTGCTCCCTCATTCATCGGCGCCGAGTGGGACGTCACGGCCGATGTCATGCTGAACGCGGAGCTGAAGCGTCAGCGCCAAGTCGCCGAAGCGCGGGCACGGGCGCTCGAGGAAAGCAACGCACGGATCGAGTATGCTGCCGAACATGACTATCTGACCGGGCTGCCCAACCGCCGCCTGTTCGACAGGCGGTTTGTCGAACTGCATGCCGACAAGTCGATCTCGACGCTTGCGATCCTTCACCTTGGTCTCGACCAGTTCAAGCAGATCAACGATAGCTATGGCCACGCCGCAGGCGACGCCGTTCTGCGTGCGGCCGCGCTGCGGATGACGGCCGCCGTTCCGGGAAACAGCCTCGTCGCGCGCGTTGGCGGCGATGAATTCGTCATTCTGCTGTGGGATTTCGCAGGTGTCGAAGAGCTCACGCGCATTGCCGCGGATGTCCAGCAGCGGCTGCGAAAGAAGATCCGGTTCGGCCAGGAATTGCTGCAGTCCGGTACCTCGATCGGGATATCATGGAGTGCCGGCCGGCGGACGCGCAATCTGTTCACCGAGTCCGATCTTGCGCTTTATCAGGCGAAGAAACTTGGGGTAAACCGCATCGAATTCTTTACCCGGCAATTGCGGGAGGACCTGCTCAGCAAACGGCGTCTCGCCGAAGAGCTGAAGCGCGGGCTGGAGCGCGGAGAGATTGTTCCTTATTACCAAGTGCAGTTCGACGCCAAGACGCGGTCGATTTCCGGCCTCGAAGCGCTTGCCCGCTGGATTCATCCAGAAAGGGGTGTGCTGTCGCCGGCCGTCTTCTTGAAGGCCGCGGATGAGAATGGGCTGTCGGCGGATATCGACGCGGCAATTCTGAAAATGGCGCTGGAGGATCGCCGGCATTGGCAGGATCGGGGTACCGCCGTTCCGCGCATAGCGGTCAATATTTCGAGCGCGCGGCTGTTCGATCCGGCGCTGCTCGACAGCCTGCAGGCGCTGGAGGTTCCTCCGGGCGAATTCTCTTTCGAACTGGTGGAGACGATCTTTCTCGACGATCCCGATGACAAGCTGCTGAGCAACATCGATCAGATCAAACAGATGGGCATCGATATCGAGATCGATGATTTTGGTTCGGGGCACGCCTCGTTGATCGGGTTGGCAAGGCTGCGCCCAAAATGCCTGAAACTCGACCGGCAACTGGTGACTGACATCGTCGAATCCGAGGAGCAGCGCTGTGTCGTCAGCTCGATCATCGACATCGCCAAGGCGCTCAATGTGGGCGTGATTGCTGAAGGCGTTGAAACGGAGGGCCATGCCGAAGCGTTGACGCAGCTCGGCTGCGACATGCTGCAGGGGTACGCGCTCGGCTATCCGATGCCGGCTGCGGAGATCGGCAAGCTCATTTCGCCGGCCGGCCGGACCCCGGCCAAATCGGGCGCGGGCAGCCGGATGCTGGCGGTTACGGCTCGAGCTCCCGGCGGGCTTCCAGATACCATTCGACAAAGGCCCTGA